The genomic interval CTACATAGGCGGGAACCCTCTCCAGGGCGGCCACACATCGGCTTCCTACAGCCAGGAGCCGGTGATCGGTCCCCTCTACCTGTTCCTGGACCAGGATACCTGCGAATTCGCTCTCATCAGGCCCCGGAGCGATTGCGTTATAGGCTTTCCGCACCTCGTCCGTGGACCGGATGTTCGTCGTCACACCCTGACCCTTATGGCCGGCAACGGGCTTAACAACGACGGGAAACGTCAGCTCTTCCGCCCTTTTTACAGCTTCCTCCACAGAGAAGCAGGTGTAGCCCTTCGGTGTCGGAAAGCCGCACATTTCCAGGAAATCTCCCACCATATCCTTGTACATGGTGAATTCCGTGTCCTTGATTCCATCCGTGGACACGGTGGTAGAGCGGCCCCGGATCTGTTTTTTTCCGTACCCCCACATGAACTGGCCCTCTTCAAAGAGGTAGAGAAGGGGAATATCGCGTTTGAGACCGGCTTCGTAGAGAGAGTAGAAGGTGGGACCGCCGAAGTAGGTGCGGTCAAAGGCTTTCTGGAGTCCCTCGAATTCTTTCCGGAATGGGAAATCCTGGTTATCCGTCATAGCGGAGAACCAGTCCCGGACGAGGTGTACCGCATCCGTGGCCACATCGGCATCCAGGTACTCAACCGCAACGACATAGTCGTCTGCACCTTTCTCAAGAGAATACCGCGTGAGATAGAGGTCGATTTCCATTCGAAGGACCTCCATAAGCGTGTGAACAAAGAACTCCGCAACGGTATCGGTTGTACACTCCTTCAGGTTTGGGAATTGATCCACAACCGCCTTCCGGTAATGGTCCACGCCGGGTCCGTCAGGATCGATGTACAAATTAAAGACAAGGGCCTGCCGGTTCAGGTAGAAATTGGGCCCCCGATACGCCTGAAACTTACTGATTGTAAAATCGCTCATCGTCGCCTCCTGCCTTCCATGGTGATCTGATACTTCTTTATTCATTCGCCCTTCCGCCGGGTGAAGAACAATCCTCACCTTCCGCAGAAAGATTACTTCCAGAATGTAACGGGACAATCACTTCCCAGCGGGAGAGATCAAATCGTGCTCCCGGCGCCAGAAGGCTGAGCCGGATGCCGTCCACGGAAAAAGCCTCTCCCTTTTTTACCTCATTGTAGTTGCTGTGCTCGAGCCATTCGCCACTCAACAGCACAACCGCACCGGACCCCAGTACCGTAAAGGTACCGTTCGATTCCAGATCGATAGCCGTATCTTCTGCGAGACCAATCCCTCGCATTGTGAGGCCGGAGGCGATCACCTGCATAAGCCGTGAGATTCGACACCGAACAAGGAAATGGGAATCCACTGTAATCCCTTTGAGGAAAGAAAAGCCGGCCCTGTGACGGATGGTTCCCTTTGAATGTCCCTCGTCATCCCCATCAAAGATCATGGTATCGCTGGCCGCGGCCGCTCCTGCACTGGTTCCGGCAACAACCATGCCTTCGGCATGTCTTGTTTTTATCAATGCAAGAAGATTGCTTCCCTCCAGAATCTCAACAAGCTTCACCTGGTCTCCACCGGTAAAGAAGACAGCGTCAGCCTGCTGAATTACCTCCAGGTGCGGAGGAAGGTCAGCCTCTTTGCTGTGACGGATGTCCAGGATGTCCACCTGTGTGACGCCAAGATCCGAAAAGGCTCTCCTGTAACGACCGCCTAATTCCCGGGGGATCTCACTTGCTGTAGGAATAATGGCAATTCTTCCGGCGCGACAGGCATGAA from Thermoanaerobaculia bacterium carries:
- a CDS encoding cyanophycinase, with protein sequence MIVEGNVMPGAGRLILIGGAEDKFNERVILQRVVHACRAGRIAIIPTASEIPRELGGRYRRAFSDLGVTQVDILDIRHSKEADLPPHLEVIQQADAVFFTGGDQVKLVEILEGSNLLALIKTRHAEGMVVAGTSAGAAAASDTMIFDGDDEGHSKGTIRHRAGFSFLKGITVDSHFLVRCRISRLMQVIASGLTMRGIGLAEDTAIDLESNGTFTVLGSGAVVLLSGEWLEHSNYNEVKKGEAFSVDGIRLSLLAPGARFDLSRWEVIVPLHSGSNLSAEGEDCSSPGGRANE